One region of Syntrophobacter fumaroxidans MPOB genomic DNA includes:
- a CDS encoding acetate kinase, which translates to MRVIVVNSGSSSIKYEVFALDDCSTLVDGLLERIGTRNARFKRRWLTDSGHWEEMEETRPIADHHEGFRFLLDAAVRYPTTRVAPGAFFGFGHRVVHGGEVFHEPVIVDDEVVRRIKDLIPLAPLHNPANVAAIEALRLIRPDVPNVAVFDTAFHQSMPPKAFLYALPHELYREHHVRRYGFHGTSHRYVAGEAARHLGLPEDYANLITLHLGNGASATAVQGGRSIDTSMGLTPLEGLIMGTRCGDLDPAVHFYISRKTGRSSEELEAMMNKESGLKGICGTNDMREIQRRSADGDARAQLAFEMFCYRIRKYIGSYSAALGRVDAIVFTGGIGENSAPVRRECCDGLRNLGVVLDHRRNEEDWSGLHEIQREDSPVKILVIPTDEEREIARQTIQTIRRAGVAGGARNQ; encoded by the coding sequence ATGAGGGTGATCGTCGTCAATTCGGGCAGTTCCTCGATCAAATACGAAGTGTTCGCTCTGGACGACTGCTCCACGCTGGTGGACGGCCTGCTCGAGCGGATCGGGACCCGGAACGCCAGGTTCAAGCGCCGCTGGCTGACCGATTCCGGCCACTGGGAGGAAATGGAGGAGACCCGACCGATTGCGGACCACCATGAAGGTTTCCGGTTCCTCCTCGATGCGGCCGTGCGCTATCCCACCACCCGTGTCGCCCCCGGAGCGTTTTTCGGATTCGGCCATCGTGTCGTCCACGGGGGAGAGGTATTCCATGAACCGGTGATCGTCGACGATGAGGTCGTCCGGCGGATCAAGGACCTTATCCCTCTCGCCCCGCTCCACAACCCCGCCAATGTCGCCGCCATCGAGGCGCTTCGACTGATCCGTCCCGATGTGCCCAACGTGGCGGTTTTCGACACGGCCTTTCACCAGAGCATGCCGCCCAAAGCATTTCTATACGCATTGCCCCACGAGCTGTACCGCGAGCATCACGTGCGGCGCTATGGGTTCCATGGGACCTCGCATCGCTACGTTGCGGGAGAAGCCGCGCGCCACCTGGGGCTGCCCGAGGATTACGCGAACCTGATCACCCTGCATCTCGGCAACGGGGCGAGCGCGACCGCCGTGCAGGGCGGCAGGAGCATCGATACCTCCATGGGCCTGACGCCCCTGGAAGGCCTCATCATGGGCACGAGATGCGGAGATCTGGACCCGGCGGTTCATTTCTACATTTCGCGGAAAACCGGCCGGTCCTCTGAAGAGCTTGAAGCCATGATGAACAAGGAAAGCGGGCTGAAGGGCATCTGCGGCACGAACGACATGCGGGAAATCCAGCGCCGCTCCGCAGACGGCGATGCCCGGGCGCAACTGGCCTTCGAAATGTTCTGCTACCGGATCAGGAAATACATCGGCTCCTATTCCGCGGCGCTTGGCCGGGTCGACGCCATTGTCTTTACGGGGGGCATCGGTGAGAATTCGGCCCCCGTTCGAAGAGAATGCTGCGATGGGCTGAGGAACCTCGGGGTCGTGCTCGACCACCGCAGGAACGAAGAGGACTGGAGCGGTCTTCATGAAATCCAGAGAGAGGACAGTCCGGTGAAGATTCTTGTCATACCGACCGACGAGGAGCGTGAGATCGCGCGCCAGACGATTCAGACCATACGCCGGGCAGGCGTTGCGGGTGGAGCCCGAAACCAGTGA
- a CDS encoding GNAT family N-acetyltransferase, with protein MIDARNYRVEDKLKNGAVVTIRAIRPDDRNRIVEAFGHLERETIYSRFFRYKSQLTDEELRAFTEADFKNVVALVVTIPAGGEDETVIGSGSYVLYGPSDAQGRAEVAFTVEEDYQGQGIASRILKHLVDIAREQGVLRFEAEVLAENRAMLTVFAHSGLPMKTSLEEGVVYVSLSLQAQAS; from the coding sequence ATGATAGATGCGCGAAACTACAGAGTGGAAGACAAGCTCAAGAACGGCGCCGTTGTGACCATCAGGGCCATTCGCCCCGACGACAGGAACCGGATCGTGGAGGCGTTCGGGCACCTTGAGAGGGAAACCATCTATTCGCGGTTTTTTCGTTACAAGAGCCAACTCACCGATGAAGAGCTCCGCGCGTTCACGGAAGCTGATTTCAAGAATGTCGTTGCACTGGTGGTCACGATACCGGCCGGTGGAGAGGATGAAACCGTCATCGGCTCGGGAAGCTATGTTCTATATGGTCCCTCAGACGCCCAGGGCAGGGCGGAGGTTGCTTTTACCGTCGAGGAAGACTACCAGGGCCAGGGGATCGCGAGCCGCATTCTGAAACACCTCGTTGATATCGCCCGGGAGCAGGGGGTGCTGCGGTTCGAAGCCGAGGTGCTCGCCGAGAACCGGGCGATGCTTACGGTCTTTGCCCACAGCGGACTTCCCATGAAAACGTCGCTGGAGGAGGGTGTGGTGTACGTGTCCCTTTCCCTGCAGGCGCAGGCGTCATGA
- the pyk gene encoding pyruvate kinase gives MTLPLNKTKIVCTIGPASRSPEVMQSLLLAGMNVARLNFSHGDFSGHKGVIEDLRAAAAATGRRIAIMADLPGPKMRIGRFGSEPIDLKPGDLFTLTTDDVPGDERKVSVSFSPLPRVVRPGDTLYLNDGLIQVDVDRVRDSDVDCRVVVGGELRSCKGLNLPGIDLGISAFTEHDHNCLKFALENGVDAVSQSFVESPEDIRAVRNAAAALGYRPFIIAKIERSRALDHLDDIITAADAVMIARGDLGVELPIEQIPVVQKQITRAANMRARPVITATQMLESMTANRRPTRAEATDVANAILDGSDCVMLSGESAMGAYPVDSVATLARIAAAIEPHRPMVSARDLFRGIELKGRVPAARLIDLSVETVLEYADPAAVFVPTHRGDTARSIARFRLPAWIIAVSSEEATCRQLQFSSGVYPVCEARHPDNWNAYVSDWLKAHGMEGNLAVVTEGPSRRYPDANNRLEIVNMAWPEEMDG, from the coding sequence ATGACACTGCCGCTCAACAAGACCAAAATCGTATGCACCATAGGGCCCGCTTCGCGTTCCCCGGAGGTGATGCAGTCGCTGCTGCTGGCCGGCATGAACGTCGCGCGGCTCAATTTCTCGCACGGTGATTTCTCGGGTCACAAAGGGGTGATCGAAGATCTCCGGGCCGCGGCCGCCGCCACCGGCCGTCGCATTGCCATCATGGCGGACCTTCCCGGCCCGAAGATGCGCATCGGCAGGTTCGGTTCCGAACCGATCGACCTGAAACCGGGGGACCTGTTCACCCTCACGACCGACGACGTGCCCGGAGACGAACGCAAGGTCTCCGTCAGCTTCTCCCCTCTCCCCCGGGTCGTCAGACCCGGCGACACGCTCTACCTGAACGACGGCCTGATCCAGGTGGATGTGGACCGGGTGCGGGACAGCGACGTCGACTGCCGCGTCGTGGTCGGCGGTGAGCTGCGCTCGTGCAAGGGGCTCAACCTCCCGGGCATCGACCTGGGCATCAGCGCCTTCACCGAACACGACCACAACTGCTTGAAATTCGCTCTCGAGAACGGTGTCGACGCGGTGAGCCAGTCGTTCGTCGAGAGCCCGGAGGACATCCGGGCGGTGAGGAACGCGGCGGCGGCCCTGGGCTACCGTCCCTTCATCATCGCCAAGATCGAACGATCCAGGGCGCTCGATCATCTCGACGACATCATCACCGCGGCGGACGCCGTCATGATCGCGCGAGGCGACCTGGGCGTGGAGCTCCCCATCGAGCAGATCCCCGTGGTTCAGAAACAGATCACGCGCGCGGCGAACATGCGCGCCAGGCCGGTCATCACCGCGACGCAGATGCTGGAATCCATGACGGCCAACCGGCGCCCCACCCGCGCGGAGGCGACCGATGTGGCCAACGCGATCCTCGATGGCTCGGACTGCGTCATGCTCTCGGGCGAGTCGGCCATGGGCGCCTATCCCGTCGACTCGGTCGCGACCCTTGCCAGGATCGCCGCCGCCATCGAGCCGCACCGCCCGATGGTCAGCGCCAGAGACCTGTTCAGGGGCATCGAGCTCAAGGGCAGGGTGCCCGCGGCAAGGCTGATCGACCTCAGTGTGGAGACCGTCCTGGAGTACGCCGACCCGGCCGCCGTCTTCGTCCCCACGCACCGCGGAGACACGGCCAGGAGCATCGCCCGGTTCCGCCTCCCGGCGTGGATCATTGCCGTCAGCTCGGAGGAAGCCACGTGCCGGCAGCTCCAGTTTTCCTCGGGTGTCTACCCCGTATGCGAGGCCCGGCACCCCGACAACTGGAACGCCTACGTGTCGGACTGGCTCAAGGCTCACGGGATGGAAGGAAATCTCGCTGTGGTGACCGAAGGCCCTTCGAGGCGCTATCCCGACGCCAACAACCGCCTCGAGATCGTGAACATGGCCTGGCCGGAAGAGATGGACGGATGA
- a CDS encoding aspartate:alanine exchanger family transporter yields MEYVIALLSQQPLMTLFLVVAFGYLLGEVNIKGFSLGAGAVLFVALFVGWLAPKSAPAPLVGTLGLALFLYCVGIQYGKLFFTGLVSPTGRKANLLALIGLIVAGAAALASMNLFGLKPGYVLGVFAGSGTSTPALQAAMSSLGNSDPAVGYSATYPFGVAGPILVMYLAFFLFKPKIEVPKSAALDFMEIAVRNPDLFGKKLGDVLHMLPSQTEIAAVRHEGRNKFPDPALVLGPDDVLMITSATEAGLEEARKIIGEAAPGKIVMDRSALDYFRVFASKRAVVGTALGDLKIPGGFDYQLVQVTRGDSDLLPRRDLILEFGDRVGLLVNRANAQAVRAFFGDSIKGTADLSYISIGLGMALGLLVGLIPLPIPGLGKLTLGFAGLLLTALVLGYFRRSGGLHWTMPLSANLVLRNLGLTIFLAQVGISCGPKFAEALAESGFLLVFDGVLVLMSLVLPVMIIGMVVFKLPFDEVCGVVGGVTGNPAILMYAGKLTGTEKPDVGYAMIFPGATVMKILFVQIAAAIWGG; encoded by the coding sequence ATGGAATACGTGATCGCGCTGCTGAGTCAGCAACCCTTGATGACCCTTTTTCTCGTAGTCGCTTTCGGATACCTGCTGGGCGAAGTGAACATCAAGGGCTTTTCGCTGGGCGCCGGTGCGGTGCTTTTCGTGGCCCTGTTCGTCGGATGGCTGGCCCCCAAATCGGCGCCGGCGCCCCTGGTCGGGACGCTCGGTCTGGCCCTGTTCCTCTATTGCGTTGGCATCCAGTACGGCAAGCTGTTTTTCACGGGCCTCGTCAGCCCCACGGGACGAAAGGCGAACCTTCTGGCCCTTATCGGGTTGATCGTCGCGGGAGCCGCGGCACTGGCCTCCATGAACCTGTTCGGTCTGAAGCCGGGCTATGTCCTGGGAGTATTCGCCGGGTCCGGGACCTCCACTCCCGCTCTGCAGGCAGCCATGTCGTCGCTCGGCAACAGCGATCCCGCCGTCGGCTACTCGGCGACTTATCCCTTCGGCGTTGCCGGGCCGATCCTCGTCATGTACCTGGCCTTCTTCCTCTTCAAACCGAAGATCGAGGTGCCCAAAAGCGCCGCGCTCGATTTCATGGAAATTGCCGTACGGAACCCCGATCTCTTCGGGAAGAAACTCGGGGACGTGTTGCACATGCTGCCCTCGCAAACCGAAATCGCGGCCGTTCGTCACGAAGGCCGGAACAAGTTCCCCGACCCCGCCCTCGTCCTCGGTCCGGACGACGTCCTGATGATCACCTCCGCCACCGAAGCCGGCCTGGAGGAGGCCCGGAAAATTATCGGCGAGGCGGCGCCTGGGAAGATCGTCATGGACCGTTCCGCCTTGGACTATTTCAGGGTGTTCGCCTCGAAGCGCGCCGTGGTGGGGACGGCTCTCGGCGACCTCAAAATCCCCGGAGGGTTCGACTACCAGCTCGTGCAGGTGACCCGCGGAGACAGTGACCTTCTCCCTCGCCGGGATCTCATCCTGGAGTTCGGGGACCGGGTCGGCCTCCTGGTGAACCGGGCCAACGCTCAAGCAGTCCGCGCCTTCTTCGGCGACTCCATCAAGGGAACGGCCGACTTGAGCTATATCTCCATCGGGCTCGGGATGGCGCTCGGTCTCCTGGTCGGCCTGATCCCCCTGCCCATTCCGGGGCTCGGGAAACTGACGCTGGGCTTTGCGGGGTTGCTGCTCACGGCGCTGGTGCTGGGTTACTTCCGGCGTTCGGGCGGTCTTCACTGGACCATGCCCCTGTCGGCGAACCTGGTGCTGAGGAACCTCGGGCTCACGATCTTCCTGGCCCAGGTGGGCATTTCGTGCGGGCCGAAATTCGCGGAGGCGCTGGCTGAAAGCGGATTCCTGCTCGTCTTCGACGGGGTCCTGGTCCTCATGAGCCTTGTGCTCCCCGTCATGATCATCGGCATGGTCGTTTTCAAGCTGCCGTTCGATGAGGTTTGCGGCGTGGTCGGCGGAGTGACGGGAAACCCGGCCATCCTGATGTACGCCGGCAAACTGACGGGTACGGAGAAACCGGACGTCGGCTACGCCATGATTTTCCCCGGAGCGACCGTGATGAAGATCCTTTTCGTTCAGATTGCCGCCGCCATCTGGGGAGGATGA
- a CDS encoding 4Fe-4S binding protein: MKILTAPRMERCIGCHSCSLACARLVHKMLSWDMAGIRIASSGGLSTGFEARTCLACLPAPCAAACPTGAYAQRKGGGVIVRKNLCIRCGKCADACPVDAVFLAPDGEPFVCIHCGRCVVYCPHDCLELTDVGTEGAEESNARESAS, encoded by the coding sequence ATGAAGATCCTGACCGCTCCCAGAATGGAGAGGTGCATCGGTTGCCACTCCTGCTCCCTGGCGTGTGCCCGGTTGGTGCACAAGATGCTCTCGTGGGACATGGCGGGAATCCGGATCGCTTCCTCCGGGGGGCTCTCCACGGGGTTCGAAGCCAGAACTTGTCTCGCCTGCCTGCCTGCTCCATGCGCGGCCGCCTGTCCTACCGGCGCTTACGCGCAACGAAAGGGCGGGGGCGTCATCGTCAGGAAGAACCTCTGCATCCGCTGCGGCAAGTGTGCCGATGCCTGCCCGGTGGACGCCGTCTTTCTCGCCCCTGACGGAGAACCCTTCGTGTGCATCCATTGCGGACGGTGCGTCGTGTATTGTCCGCACGACTGTCTCGAACTGACGGACGTCGGAACCGAAGGAGCGGAAGAAAGCAACGCTCGGGAGAGTGCGTCATGA
- a CDS encoding aldehyde ferredoxin oxidoreductase N-terminal domain-containing protein, with translation MTGETREQFKVLVVDLPAGRGAITSLEGRDSLAGGSGLTAMLFDRYGLPDRPWDDPEQPLIFAIGPLTGYFPLMSKTVCAFKSPYHDQYAESHAGGRSALSLRFAGFDALVIRGKALAPSCLSVGSRHLELKDVHFLWGMDLLRTGKMLRRMYEGSGHRSILRIGPAGENGSAMACINVDTYRHFGRLGCGAVMGAKNLKGIVILGDGSSPLPEGKAYPKLFTEVYRKMTDTDMMEKYHNFGTPINMAILNGISALPIRNLQKTSDPGIEGITGETFARDTLLRNAACAGCPVGCVHLGFVRERFMEENRYLYRQVSYDHEPIFAAGAMLHVTNAFSVLTLLDTVEREGLDIMSAGVALAWATEALEKGIVTTRETIVPLKFGDETAYREGFHHLGAASNDFYRLLAQGTMKAAEHYGGADFACVLGQEMAGYATGEVFFVSQALGLRHSHLDAGGYSYDQKDKEPDVDGAVRFLVQDEQARVLLTSMVSCLFARGVYGDQVLSDCLRSLGYLNLADGLGDVSRNVRKLRWRTRLRTGFDPRTVSIPKRFLEVETWRGRIDSAYLNALKDAYAGAILALGEEDA, from the coding sequence ATGACCGGAGAGACCAGGGAACAATTCAAAGTGCTCGTCGTCGACCTTCCCGCCGGGCGAGGCGCCATAACCTCACTCGAAGGCAGGGACAGCCTGGCCGGCGGCAGCGGCCTGACGGCCATGCTCTTCGACAGATACGGGCTCCCGGACCGACCGTGGGACGATCCGGAACAGCCGCTCATCTTCGCCATCGGCCCCCTCACCGGCTACTTCCCGCTCATGAGCAAGACCGTCTGCGCCTTCAAGTCCCCCTATCACGATCAGTACGCCGAAAGCCACGCCGGAGGACGTTCGGCCCTCTCGCTCAGGTTTGCGGGCTTCGATGCCCTCGTGATCCGGGGCAAGGCTCTCGCGCCGTCCTGCCTGTCAGTGGGCTCGCGTCACCTCGAGCTCAAGGACGTCCATTTCCTTTGGGGCATGGATCTTCTCAGAACCGGCAAGATGTTGCGGCGCATGTACGAAGGGTCGGGGCACCGGAGCATCCTTCGGATCGGTCCCGCGGGTGAGAACGGCTCGGCCATGGCCTGCATCAACGTGGACACGTACCGCCACTTCGGAAGACTCGGCTGCGGCGCTGTCATGGGAGCGAAAAACCTCAAGGGCATCGTCATCCTGGGCGACGGTTCGTCCCCGCTTCCCGAAGGGAAGGCCTATCCGAAGCTGTTCACCGAAGTATACCGGAAGATGACCGACACGGACATGATGGAGAAGTACCACAACTTCGGGACCCCCATCAATATGGCGATCTTGAACGGTATCAGCGCCCTTCCCATCAGGAACCTCCAGAAAACGAGCGATCCCGGCATCGAAGGGATCACCGGGGAAACTTTCGCCCGGGATACGCTGCTTCGCAATGCCGCCTGCGCCGGGTGCCCCGTGGGTTGCGTGCACCTCGGGTTCGTCCGCGAGAGGTTCATGGAAGAAAACCGCTACCTCTACCGGCAGGTCTCCTACGACCACGAGCCGATCTTTGCCGCCGGGGCCATGCTCCACGTGACCAACGCCTTCTCCGTGCTTACCCTCCTCGATACGGTGGAACGGGAGGGGCTCGACATCATGTCCGCCGGCGTTGCCCTGGCGTGGGCCACGGAGGCCCTTGAAAAAGGGATCGTCACCACCCGCGAGACCATCGTCCCCCTCAAATTCGGGGATGAAACCGCCTACCGGGAAGGGTTCCACCACCTCGGCGCCGCTTCCAACGATTTCTACCGGCTCCTCGCGCAAGGAACTATGAAGGCTGCCGAGCATTACGGAGGAGCCGACTTCGCCTGCGTGCTCGGCCAGGAGATGGCCGGCTATGCCACCGGCGAGGTGTTCTTCGTCTCTCAGGCACTCGGCCTTCGGCACTCCCACCTGGACGCGGGCGGCTATTCCTACGATCAGAAGGACAAGGAGCCCGATGTCGACGGCGCGGTCCGGTTCCTGGTCCAGGACGAACAGGCCAGGGTGCTGCTCACCTCCATGGTGAGCTGTCTCTTCGCCAGGGGCGTGTACGGAGACCAGGTCCTCTCCGATTGCCTGCGCTCCCTCGGCTACCTCAACCTTGCCGACGGCCTCGGCGATGTCTCCCGCAACGTCCGGAAACTGCGGTGGCGAACACGCCTGCGCACGGGCTTCGACCCGCGAACCGTGTCGATACCCAAGCGCTTCCTGGAAGTCGAGACATGGAGGGGCCGGATCGACTCGGCGTACCTGAATGCGCTCAAGGACGCCTACGCGGGGGCGATCCTCGCTCTCGGAGAGGAGGATGCGTGA
- a CDS encoding DUF1269 domain-containing protein: protein MERFADYALRALGVRLPEDYARFMDIHGKKLSDDPVRAQSWLQGLGSAHFVVGTTLAFRSRLPGFRLENVLIGYAGLKTIVINKVYEEIDEYFMLDTREGSVHAIDSFGAANRLAESFEEWIGPELLRAVLKEQYKSSLTVVIFDDEQKAEEARLKLLELRRGGFVELEDAVVVVRGQDGTVRHHQMHKLTRKGGIAGSITGLIVGSIFFSPVIGAVFGAVSGALSASLTDIGIDDRFVEDLSRKLKPGCSALFTLVRKADPERVREAFLGFGGKVLVNSVSKERETVLQEILDAAGEKTE from the coding sequence ATGGAACGATTTGCGGATTATGCACTCCGGGCACTCGGGGTCAGGCTTCCCGAAGACTACGCCCGGTTCATGGATATTCATGGAAAGAAGCTCTCGGATGATCCCGTCCGTGCGCAGAGCTGGCTCCAGGGGCTTGGGTCCGCGCATTTCGTGGTCGGGACCACCCTCGCCTTCCGCTCCAGGCTGCCCGGTTTTCGCCTCGAGAACGTGCTGATCGGCTATGCCGGCCTCAAAACCATCGTCATCAACAAGGTGTACGAGGAAATCGACGAATACTTCATGCTGGACACCCGGGAGGGGAGCGTCCACGCGATCGACTCTTTCGGAGCCGCAAACCGGCTTGCGGAGAGCTTCGAGGAGTGGATCGGCCCGGAGCTTCTGAGGGCCGTGCTCAAGGAACAATACAAGAGCAGCCTCACCGTCGTCATCTTCGATGACGAACAGAAGGCCGAAGAGGCGCGCCTGAAGCTTTTGGAACTCCGGCGCGGGGGTTTCGTGGAACTGGAGGATGCCGTGGTCGTGGTGAGGGGACAGGACGGCACGGTCCGGCATCACCAGATGCACAAGCTGACGCGAAAGGGAGGGATCGCCGGGAGCATCACGGGGCTCATCGTCGGCAGCATCTTTTTCAGCCCCGTGATCGGAGCGGTCTTCGGAGCGGTTTCAGGAGCCCTCTCCGCATCGCTCACCGACATCGGAATCGACGACCGGTTCGTCGAGGATCTGTCTCGCAAGCTCAAGCCCGGGTGCTCCGCCCTGTTCACCCTGGTGCGCAAGGCGGACCCCGAGCGCGTGAGAGAGGCGTTCCTGGGTTTCGGGGGAAAGGTCCTCGTGAACTCGGTGAGCAAGGAAAGGGAGACCGTCTTGCAGGAGATCCTCGATGCGGCCGGTGAGAAAACGGAGTAG
- a CDS encoding STAS/SEC14 domain-containing protein, protein MACEIIRIDGALMHVRISGIMEPADQESLQTVAASLIAQGLKVRLLATLDDFEGWRKGADWGDIAFFMTHGNDVARMAIVGDERWKDQIFAFVGKGLRDTEVEFFPLSSEGEAERWVRA, encoded by the coding sequence GTGGCTTGCGAAATCATTCGAATCGATGGGGCGCTCATGCATGTCAGGATCTCCGGCATCATGGAGCCGGCCGACCAGGAGTCCCTGCAGACCGTGGCCGCGAGCCTGATCGCTCAGGGCTTGAAGGTGCGGCTTCTCGCCACTCTCGATGATTTTGAGGGCTGGCGGAAGGGGGCGGACTGGGGAGATATCGCCTTTTTCATGACGCATGGTAATGACGTGGCCAGGATGGCCATCGTCGGCGATGAAAGGTGGAAGGACCAAATCTTCGCCTTTGTCGGAAAAGGATTGAGGGACACCGAGGTCGAGTTCTTCCCGTTGTCGTCGGAAGGGGAAGCCGAGCGCTGGGTGCGGGCATGA
- a CDS encoding bile acid:sodium symporter family protein, with protein sequence MNDFLAPAANLMLLLFVVSALLGTGLSLTLRQILEPLRSIRLVISSLAASFLLVPLIAVVLTRIHPLERPLRIGLILLSMTAGSEGLPKITGIVKGNTAYAVGLMCMQLVVSLVYVLSLISVLLPEVSVDHVKLATKLVVLVFLPLATGLLLKARRESAAVRLEHWLHKVSMFSLFLMFALFIAANYSAVLAILHFEAVLTVIVYLALSFIVGYLLGGPNPGTRTALAVGSLLRSGSIAMVVASQAFDDPRVIVMIISIFILMLPVLPVMIWVFRPRGSA encoded by the coding sequence ATGAATGATTTCCTGGCACCCGCGGCCAATCTGATGCTTCTGCTCTTCGTCGTGTCCGCTCTTCTCGGCACGGGATTGAGCCTGACGCTGAGGCAGATTCTGGAGCCGCTGCGCAGTATCCGCCTGGTGATCTCATCCCTTGCGGCAAGCTTTCTCCTGGTTCCGCTCATAGCCGTGGTCCTCACGCGAATCCACCCGTTGGAACGGCCGCTCCGGATCGGTCTCATCCTGCTGAGCATGACGGCCGGTTCCGAGGGCCTCCCCAAGATTACCGGAATCGTGAAGGGGAACACGGCTTATGCCGTGGGGCTCATGTGCATGCAACTGGTCGTTTCCCTGGTCTACGTCTTATCGCTCATTTCGGTGCTTCTGCCCGAAGTCTCGGTGGATCACGTCAAGTTGGCGACCAAGCTGGTTGTGTTGGTCTTCCTGCCCCTGGCGACCGGGCTGCTGCTCAAAGCGCGCCGTGAATCCGCGGCCGTGCGCCTGGAGCACTGGCTCCACAAGGTTTCCATGTTTTCCCTGTTTCTCATGTTCGCCCTCTTCATCGCGGCCAACTACTCGGCGGTCCTGGCCATCCTCCATTTCGAGGCGGTCCTGACCGTGATCGTCTACCTTGCCCTTTCATTCATCGTCGGGTATTTGCTGGGCGGCCCGAATCCGGGCACGCGAACGGCCCTGGCGGTGGGCTCCCTCCTGCGCAGCGGAAGCATCGCGATGGTCGTGGCGAGCCAGGCTTTCGACGACCCGAGAGTGATCGTCATGATCATTTCGATATTCATCCTCATGCTGCCCGTCCTGCCTGTAATGATATGGGTGTTCCGCCCTCGCGGTTCGGCATGA
- a CDS encoding J domain-containing protein, producing MPASSFVDYYECMQLSPNADQETIERVYRLLAKRYHPDNPHTGDHDKFSRLTTAFRVLSNPEQRAAYDAGYEESRAAQWKLFIQADPAGGIDSDQLIRHSILSLLYTARRNNASKAGVGILHLEDLLSCPQHLMEFHIWYMKSKGWIVRTDTGELAITAEGVDEFTSGERHFVKDRLLPPGRQGREEAES from the coding sequence GTGCCCGCCTCATCCTTTGTCGACTATTATGAATGCATGCAGCTGAGCCCCAACGCAGACCAGGAAACCATAGAACGCGTGTACCGGCTGCTGGCCAAGCGTTACCATCCCGACAATCCGCACACGGGCGATCACGACAAGTTTTCGCGCCTGACGACGGCCTTCCGCGTGCTTTCGAACCCGGAGCAGAGAGCCGCCTACGATGCCGGGTATGAAGAATCCCGCGCGGCGCAGTGGAAGCTGTTTATCCAGGCCGATCCCGCGGGCGGCATCGATTCCGACCAGCTTATCCGGCACAGTATACTCAGCCTGCTCTACACGGCCAGGCGCAACAATGCGTCCAAGGCCGGAGTCGGCATACTCCATCTCGAGGATCTGCTCAGCTGTCCCCAGCACCTGATGGAATTTCACATCTGGTACATGAAGTCCAAGGGGTGGATCGTACGCACCGACACGGGCGAGCTCGCCATTACTGCGGAAGGGGTTGACGAGTTTACCTCCGGCGAGCGGCATTTCGTGAAGGACCGTCTTCTTCCCCCCGGACGCCAGGGCCGGGAGGAAGCCGAATCCTAG
- a CDS encoding tetratricopeptide repeat protein, translated as MKSNPQTFSANPMLNRVRAAFALALWLLLLAVIPVHAGMKSGMAAYRRGDYGTALREFRAGAARGNTDAQKMLAAMYETGTGVTRDYGEAFKWYSAAARSGDSSAQFMVAQMYYEGRGGPRDLSEAVTWYRKAAEGGFPEAQYNLALFHEIGRGTQRDMNEASRWYRKAAEKGLPQAQARLGLMYVKGEGVLQDYVQAHMWLNLAASNGEEGARNALEALSAKMTSDQVAKAQEMARKWHAKKRGR; from the coding sequence ATGAAGTCAAATCCGCAAACCTTCAGTGCAAACCCCATGCTGAACAGGGTGAGGGCTGCTTTTGCTCTTGCGCTGTGGCTGCTGCTTCTTGCGGTCATACCGGTCCATGCCGGCATGAAGTCCGGCATGGCGGCCTACAGGCGGGGCGACTACGGGACCGCTCTCAGGGAGTTTCGGGCCGGGGCCGCGCGCGGGAACACGGATGCCCAGAAGATGCTCGCCGCCATGTACGAAACGGGTACTGGGGTTACGCGCGATTACGGCGAAGCGTTCAAGTGGTACTCCGCGGCCGCTCGAAGCGGCGACAGTTCCGCGCAGTTCATGGTGGCGCAAATGTATTACGAGGGCAGGGGCGGGCCCAGGGACCTCTCCGAAGCGGTGACGTGGTACCGCAAGGCCGCCGAGGGCGGGTTCCCCGAAGCGCAGTACAACCTCGCCCTCTTTCATGAAATAGGCCGGGGAACGCAGCGGGACATGAACGAGGCCTCCAGGTGGTACCGCAAAGCGGCGGAAAAAGGCCTGCCGCAGGCGCAGGCCCGCCTCGGCCTCATGTATGTCAAGGGGGAAGGCGTCCTGCAGGACTACGTCCAGGCCCACATGTGGCTGAACCTTGCGGCTTCGAACGGCGAGGAAGGTGCCCGTAACGCCCTGGAAGCCCTCAGCGCCAAAATGACTTCGGATCAGGTGGCCAAGGCTCAGGAAATGGCACGAAAATGGCATGCGAAAAAGAGGGGGAGGTGA